The following DNA comes from Rosa rugosa chromosome 5, drRosRugo1.1, whole genome shotgun sequence.
CCTCTTTATCTATAATCAGTACTGAATACGGTATACACatggctccaacacctacatttgagaaaatcaacagagagctagcgaacaaggcagatacttgttgctatacacatggcgaagctaccaccaaggaagagaaggatcctcattcgcgatcaaaagtagtctccttcgcatggggggcacgctaaagttctgatctcctacaacctgcccaagtttcacCAATTCACTACATACCAGACATCAGAtccatggggggggggggggcaataaagttggcaaagaaagcgtcagttcataacaaaggcaattcagattATGACATTCAAGCTaatttatggcctatttagaggcctatatggaaacagtcaagccaatacaagtggctttggagcgacaacattataagagtagtgctgattcaagacctcttcagtcaagacgaagacctttgacttcgaggtctggggggcaatgtttggacccaaaatgagcattttggcctgacaaggcacgtcttggagaaattgagccaatgtcagtggctcaagctatatattgttgacaagttcgaaatatatatttagaggctaaataaagcctactatggaagcatggaagcatgaaaagtcaactttagcacattttcctacttcggctaggagaaaccgagctaaacaaggaaggaggggcggcagactaaccaaacgaaatcgaaatgagctaaaactttctagattaaatctagaaagcccaaggatcatttcttatgaagagttccagagctagttttgagtggaatgccttcaaacaatcagtctaattttatgcagaagcaaaactggaaaactggacctataagaggtccagcagcgtttccggcccaaccactatatcaaaagctctgaaatttgaccaggatgatctacacttatagtggaacatttgttatgaagaagtcatggtcaaaatctaaattcttgatggagatataattgaaggaaaaaaggagccgaaagtgcttccttatctccaaaattcattattccttatctccaattatgcctccttatctctttatctccgaaattcatcattctttatctccaattatgcttccttatctccaaaattcatcatttcttatctccaattaatgctccactatcatttgtttaatgctaaacactttgacatggtagcctataaatagaggttacaatgaaacactacaacacacaattcacaacaacaatctctaagattatccaagcctctctagagcaacccctctctaagagcaactcctctctttctcttaccggtgatcacactccagtcctagtcttctcaagagccgactgtcagtgccaccaaaccctctgtcaacgtgcttcggtcctagtctcctcgggagccgactatagtaccgcgaccacaacggttacggaaccagccaagcaagggtaacgccctcgcaaaccaaccaagctaaagtcacgctttagcaagttctctctacttcccggtgatttcgctctgcttaacctacaacgttgagtatcgacttggtgacacaagacaaagtcctccagcacgaggcacaaagaatcctgcgacgaggttggtgctctcctcgtctacagtcgctcaaaagaagtcaggtcaagggacacccccaacgaccgcacccgaacggtgctggcacgcccgcgcagaaaagagactgttgaccagctgcagcaaaattggagccaaacatccTTGTTGAAAATTATTGTTGAcaaatttatttaaaatttttatgAGATTTATGTAACCATATATTTTAATACATAATATAAATGGAATATTAGCATGATTTTGTTTCATTTCCTTACACAAACCAAACACTAGAATGAAACAACGTATATTTTCTCCTTTGCTTTTCCAACATATATTAGAAGGATGGTGACTACTTTGTGTTTGACGTCACACCATCATATTCCTACAGAACAATCGGTGCTTGATTGCACCAGCATGGTCTACCTCTGAGGACTTTATTCTGATCCCATTTCAAATGCGATCACAAAGCTATCCTCCGCTCTCTGCCTCTCTGTTATATCTTGAAATCCTTCTCCAACACCTAGACATGCTGGAAAAATCGATGAAGATCATTCAAGTCGGTTGCTATCCGCGCCAGCAGTCGCACAAGCAAATAGGACTGTGAACCCCTATGCggggctcctctttccattcttGAGATATCTATGATCTCACTGCCGGCAAGTGCCAAGGAAGCAGTAACAGCATCGATGGACGTCATTGGGAACTAGTTCAATTGTAAAATCGGATGAAAATGCCGTCACAGTTTGAGACTGGCCGGTTTGGAATGCGTCGAAGCAGTGGCGCTTAGGGTGTCGTTGTAGAGTGCTAGGGTTAGAAATTGAGTACGGGTTTTGTAACCCTAATGATTTTACAtctatgattttttttgtttaagggTAATAatggtaaaaaataaaaaacttatgaaatctcatttctctcattttttttttctttttttttttctctttcgaaAGGATGAAGTCTCAGTACGTAATACGAATTCGTTAACATGCCACCGAGCCATTTTTTAACAACATAATGAATCAGAACTTTTATTGCTGCCCGCCCTACTGAATCAGCCGCTGTATTTGTTATGCTAATAATTAAGAATTGTTTTCCCCTACTTTGTTGCATCAGAAACTAAACCATAAGCTTCTGATGAAAACTAAGGAGTTCTAGTAAGATTTATAATATGAATGTATTACCGTTGACAACACCTACTTCTTTTTAAGTATAGTATATATATGAAATATCTTCTTAATAACCCACAATAATTCTCTCTGCAGTAACTATTGTACGACATGCATAGCACCTGAAAAGTTGCTAGTCTTATTATTAAATAGAACAAATATTTTCGATTATGAACCTATTTTATTGATGACAAGGTAGCAAGGTTACAAATTAAACGACATGCCAGCAGCAACAAGTACTTATAAATCAAGGAAATTCATCAATAATTGCTGCAGCCACACTAGCAACATCTGCCACATCTTTGTTAAATTTTGTCAGAGGATGATCAGACCTACTGCCTGGAAAATTTTGTTCGCATGTATTAGCCCCAATCACAGCATTATTCATACCTTCCAATGCAAACATAGCTCTTCCCAACTTGATTGCCTGATAGACTGTTGGGAAATACTCTACAATTGCCTTGTAACTTTCAGCGCAATCTTTCAAGGATTTATCTCCGGGGCTTTTCTTGAGCAATTGGTTGATTTTGTTTAGAGTCGCTGTGGACTTTGCCTTCACCACATCGATCATTATGACAGCTAAGCCATAAATGTCTGCTTGGGCGCTCCGAGGGTCGGATTTAAGAGACGAGAGACAGACCGAAGGGTTTGGTGTTCTACTACATGTTTTGCCAACGATATTGGCTTCGGTTGGCAAAACTGCAGTTTGAACGAAAAGTATGAGTACTCCCGCTAAACACATCAAACTCTTCATTTTTAGGACGAAGGATTGAGAATTGGTGGATGCTTATGTAGAAGTTGATGATGAAATGGAGGACTGAATGTTTTGTATATTTGCTTATTTGTGGTATATATGAATCCCTCTCCATATATATAGCCATATAGGGCATTCAAGATTTTATGTGTTTTTATGGAGATATCAAATATTGGTTGAATTACTGCACCGTTAATTTTGACCGAGATAACATGCATAAGGAAAACATCAATTTATTAGTTTCTTCTTAAAATGCTAATAAATCAAGCACAATTAAATGGGCTTCCTTCTTTTCCCTTGTAACGTACCAAACGGatacaacctttttttttttttttgaatagaaggtTCATATCATAGATGACCAACCAAAAAGCCAGAGTCTACATACCCTTACAAGACAGAAAAATGGCTGGGTAACAACCAAACTCCTATCTAAGTActgcaaactcattacaagtcaaatGGAGCCCACTGTTAAAGCGGactcataaacaaagaacaactccgtgtcttctgAGGCAAAATCATCTTCTAGCTAACCATccgccaatcacgcaattgtggtacgaaaTAGAAAGCtacttcccagcaaacaaataggatcCAATTCCTCATCTATAAGCCACTTTCTCCAGTCCAACtcgagataattaccaattccggAGAACCATGATCTAAGTTATGACTGGCACTTTAGAGACCATAAAGGCCCAACATCGCCCAAGGAGGTCCATCTCTCGAGCTAGGCTAGCCCAAGCACTAGGTAATGAATGAGGGTGTCAAGGCACCCTCCAACCTGGCCCAACTCTGAAGAGAATATTTAAACTGGGCCCAAAAGAGGTGAAGCCCGGCCACATCGTCCAGGCCCAGACCCAGAGGCCCAACCCCAGACAAAACCACTGGCCAGAGCTCTACTCCCCTGTTGCCAGCCTGCCGCCGCCCCGTCCGGTGGACGTCCAACCCAGACAGTCATCCTTGTATCCATTCCCCTTCCAATCAAAACCAGTTCTTCGATCAGAAGCGGCACCACTCGATCGCAAAACAAATCGGGAGAAAACCGAATTCAACCGTCGATCCCGACGCTGAATCGATCAAGCACCAGCAGAAACAATCTCCGGCTCCCCAAACTACTATACTCTCCTCGACACCGCCAGCCGAGACGCACCAATCTTCCGCTATCAGGCCGACGCCGATCTAATTTATCTTCAAATCGGAGGCGATTCGATCGTCAGGCGCCACCAAACCACTGTGAAGCAAGACGCCCAAGGTTTCCCAACCACGACGAGGCACCTCGTCGGTACTAACAACAAACGACAACCGGAAATTTTCCGCTGCCGCCACCGCACACTACTCAAAACCCTAGGGCTTTGCTAGAGAGTTTATTAAAAAGTTGACTTCCGCGGATCCCAAACGGATACAACCTTATTTATGAGTTATGTGTATATCTCTAACATTAAaaataaccactgcaagtggcctagtggttattccctagttgggtgtgctctccaacctaggttcgaaccccgaagttgtcacagtggtcaggcactgtgctgcaatgcacagttggagcatttcatatgcgccgaaggggtttatcttgggcctaggaagcctttgggttccccttgacaaagtcaaaaaaaaaaaaaaaacattaaaaattaGTTGACTgatgtacaactctgattctatgccttgtaatcctccatataaagaggctcctattatcaatgaaagtacaacaatttctctctcaaatatcgattccctaaaacacattatcagcacgaagtcctaaccctgaaatcctaaaatcgtagccttcaaaccctagctacCACCGCCGCATATATTGAAGCCCCAGATTCCAGGAGCCCAAAACTGGCGGCGCCACCCCCAGAACTGGCTGGAATCGCCCTGAACCGGCCGTTAGAAGTGACTGAACTGGAACCGCTATCCTCACCAGCCCCTGTCGAGTCCTGCCGAGAAGCTACCGAGAAGCTGCAGAGACTCTAccgagacctgccgacagccccgcaAGCGCCTGCAGAGACCTACCGACAGCTTGTGCACCAGCCCCGCAAGCCCTCGCCTACCCCTCGCACAAGCCCTGCAGCAGCCTCGCCAACCCCCCAGCCTCGCCTGCAGCCACCGCCGACCATCagtttccggcgacttttccggcaatTTTCTACACTTTTCAAGgaattttttactaaaagttcccgttttttgagtttttattcaaattttttttttctcagggacttgcaatctcccttcttctaccccccccccctttcttcttcataggggagaccaaaaagccgaactgtgggggttcgtgctcactccaagcttggagcttgtagagtcctccaaacttagagtttgttaagAAGTTATGATCAACcacaaatacatcattgtttcgatctaatccaatacctcttggaattggatttcttggaagcaactacgctcagaaattcttaatttcttggaagcgactacgctcagaattttttattgttttcgtggtagcctttttcgctccaaaactaaccctaatcttttgttattttttaggataagtaacctgaacaagttgaactttgttccactggagacaacAAGAGCAGGATACCataagtgggtccgtgatgtgcgccagcatcttaaggctgatgggatcctagatacgatccaagagccaagtcagaacgtgcttactcctcaacaagctgccgctTATGAAGCGAATAaagctacgagagaggccaatgaagctaaagccataattctcatgacaatgGCACATGAATGACATGCTCTAGAATGAGTACCTGAATGAGGAAGACCctagaaagctatgggtagaactcgagcagtgttttggcaacgttcgtgactccctgcttccagatttagaagtgagatggcatagcctccgcttctgtgactTCAAGTccgtacttgactacaattcggaagcccttcgtatcaagtctttgatggagttCTATGGCAAGACCATCACTGAtatgatgttgatcgagaagactctctctaccttccccttCTCTGCACTGATGATTGCAAAGAATTATCGAATTTATGTAAATGCAGGACGCGTCACAAGGTTTCATAAGCTTATTGGGGCCAAGaacgtagctgagaagcacgacaatatccttgtgaagaactataactctagacccatgggaaccaagtctattacagagtctaattatagtcgtgcccccaagggaggacgcaaggagcgaaaccctaagagtagggataattctggacgttctggtccatattttagccccaaagaggaaggaaaccgccaagataggcgtacacgaaaccgtggaggtcaacgtgtgaagagagagagagagaccaagcCTCCTGCTATGGTGGTGATGCCACTAAGGAAAGAAGCCGTCCTCAACACGCCCCTAAAGCgtctcgatcaagggagcctgaccataataTGCTTGTCTTCGATGTAGAGTTTCCgaacattgggccaaagcatgtagagtatcccagaatgttgcagaCGCATACAAggtgtatcgtgaagcaagggaagcacattacatggagcaagaagattaAGATAACGATCTCGCTCTTAGGGTGGAAGACTTCAAGGGCCAAGAGACTGGCTATTTTGATTAAGTCATTTTATTTTctaagagatgtaggcaattatcatattatttttgtagtagatgccaatggtctagcctttcttcaaagtaggctcatccaaagtaagtgtgatgtctaggaaggttttgagataagtggtacttaagcgagccttgctccaccgacatccctttactcacctggtcacatttgttttggagttactgaaagaagttagacgaatgacattgttttgcattagctagtttactcacctggtcacatttgttttggagttaccgaaagaagttagacgaatgccattgttttacattagctagtttattggattagattttctttggctcaagggacaatgatgtaattccgtttggcttattaataaaactTGAGCTCTTTTtattatgactcctttttaattacgagccttttcttttaggaatggattctggacaactgcaatgtcttgcggatagtgcgacaacacacaccattctccgccataggcaattattcttggagatgttgcatacatattcctctgtgactacgatggctgggccatcaggtttagttcaaggacatggaattgCCCAATTCCTATATATtaccaaatggcaccttgattaatgtcgcagaagctctctacgctcctaaggcaaatcgaaccttattgagctttaaagatatcagAGCCAACGGATTTCATGCGGAAACGTATACTGAGAACgaaaaagagttcctttgcattacctctaatgattgcggacgaaaGCACATCTTAGAAAagtttatgtgtcaatctagtggactttatgtcactacaattcgacccattgaatccaataatatgataagagaagatctcttggattctgacacatattggctttggcatgaccgactaggacatcctggtcgagatatgatgatccgtatactaaagacttcacacggacatccattctttcgagcgaaacgaagcaggAATCCAAGATTGATTCCCGGACTTAGTGTGACCGCCGCTGCAGCCGCTTCTGGCACTGCAGCTGTCCACCACCGCCCTAGGGCCACCTCTGTCCCCCTTGACAATGCCATAGATGGCGTCACCCATggccatgatgccatggatgttAATCCTCATGGCCATggcgccatggatgccacttcccatggttctaacgccatgatgggtgatgtagtcacaaattttgcttcaaatagcgcttctgacgctcaggcccaaccaaaatcctcattggttgcaaagcctgttccttaggaaaattaggaccgagaccgtcctacgcaaaggatccaaaaatactcattccgttcttatagagaatccaaggggatatctgtggaccaattcaatcattttgcggaccttttaaatactttatggtattggttgatgcgtcgacacgctggtcacatgtcgcgctgttgtccactcgaaatgttgtatatgctaaactcctagcccatATTATCCGTCTATGGGCTCACTACCcggaccatcctattaagtcaattcgacttgataatgttggggagtttacatcgaaaacgttcgatgactattgcatgtcactggggattgatgtagagcatccagttccccatgttcatacccaaaatggtctcgcagaagccgctatcaaacgactacaaatgatagcacggacattggttatgcgcaccaatctccctgtttccaCTTAGGGATAtacaatattgcacgcagcgacgctaattcatctacgacccactgccacccagccttattctgcgttacagctagtgactgggtacgagcctgatatctcgcacttacgcatatttgggtgtgccatttatgtgcctattaggTCGctacagcgtactaagatgggtccacaggGACGAATGGGCGTATATGTTGGATATGAggctccaacaatcgtccgctacctggaacccttgacaggtgatctctttaccgctagatttgcggattgtcactttgatgcagtgttctaaaactcggccgcctaggcggcgctGGGTGGTGACTCTCCGCCTCGACTAATGCATAATCGGTGGCTCTGGGCGTTCTGGAATTgggcggattgtcactttgataggtgatctctttaccgctaccTGGAATCCTTGACaggtgatctctttaccgctagatttgcagattgtcactttgatagtttgatgagacagtcttcccatcattAGGGGGAGTTAAGAACATGAATATTCcacaggaacgacaagaattgtcgtggtctatccccactatgtctcatcttgatccccataCCGCACAGTCctaacttgaagtgcgaagaataatcgagctctagaacgtagcagacactcttcctgatgcattttctgttgttgccaaagtgacgagatcacatatagctgctgcaaatgtgcctgcaaggattgacgtcccaaatactggacgtaACGCCGCTCCTGAggtaccaggagatggcgccactgCCCATATTGGCggtgatgtggcatctatggccgcaggtccagcgagaaagcgcggtagaccagttggttcgaaggattctcgccctagaaagagagtgaatgaggcacaaataaatcctttgatcatcgatactcaaaatccgtcccatgagaatgttccggattatggttatgtctaagagacatcattgggggatgccttaatgtcagaacctatccctgagaacgtagagatctctgtaaattacactagtgtacatgggatgtgggaaagaaactccatcaccattgatgatgtattcgcgtattctgtagcgcgtgagattattgaaaccgatgatatcgaaccacgctccattgatgaataccaacgtagagttgattggccaaaatggaaagaagcgatccaggcagaacttgattctctagcgaagagaaaggtattcgggccagttgtgccaataccgcccaataGGTATTCATTAGAAAGAGTAATGggagaaacgagattgtaaggtacaaagttCGCGTTGTGGAgtaaggcttctcacaacgccatggaatcgactacgagaagacctattctcccgtaatgaacgttattatgttccgctaccttgtcagtttggtaatttctgaaaaactgaacatgcagcttatggatgtggttactgcgtatctatatggggatctagatacagagatatacatgaaggttccacatggacttcaattacccaagtcaagtggctctaaaccacggagcgtgtTTGCAATaaagttgaaacgctcactatatggattaaaacaatcagGATGGAtatggtataaccgtctaagtgactatttgattgggaagggatatgttaatAATGAagtatgcccatgtgtgttcataaaaagaacaagttccggatttgcaatagtagtggtgtatgtcgatgacatgaacataattggcacccttaaagagttaagggaaaccgctgaacacttgaaatccgagtttgagattaaatatcttgggagaacacggttttgcctcggtttggaacttgagcaccgtgaagatggtattctgattcatcaatcagcttatacccaaaagatgcttaggcgtttcaatactaataaagttaagccttcaagcaccccaatggtcgtctatagtcttgatccaaagaaggatccattccatccaaaagatgacgacgaagatgtgctagaggcagaagtgccctacctaagtgcaataggcgcattattgtacttagctcaatgcacaaggcCTGACATCTCTTttgctgtgaacttgttagctagatatagctgtgcgccaacacgacgccattagattggtgttaaagatatcttttgatacctaattggtacaattgatatgggcttgttctatccctacagagagacgatggattcggacccatcatatgtcaagaacgccaccaacagtggtctGCGTTCTCTCTCCctatcccaaaacgacataagtgttttggaaggtcttgttgatgctgggtacctctctgacccacacaaaggtcgttcccaagctatttatgtattcaccatggataagaccgtgatatcttggaggtctactaaacagaccctattcgctacttcttcgaaccgtgcaaagattattgctcttcacgaagcaattcatgaatgtatatggcttagatccatagttaggcatgttcgaagcaattgtggtctgaagtctaccacagatgagcctaccagcatttatgaggataatgctgcttgcattgaacaaatgaaacaagGCTACGTCAaaggcgacaataccaagcacatatcgcccaagttcttctacaatcagcaacaacagaagctcctcaagatcatagtgaaccaggttcgatctgaggacaatgtggcagacttgtttactaagtcattgcccaaatccacgtttgagaaacatgttgcaagcactggcttgcggaagttatccaaactcccatgatcgtagacATCAggaggagatgtctacatgttgatctcgaaacgtgaagggtgggttgtgctctttttcccctttgaccgaggttattttgtcccacagagtttttgttacttggcaaggttttaatgaggcaatgagaggagcaccacgtttgggcgacacaagggggagtgttcaagtaaatccagaatttgtgtctgacccaaactcgaggttacttgctctagttgaaa
Coding sequences within:
- the LOC133711803 gene encoding cell wall / vacuolar inhibitor of fructosidase 1-like — protein: MKSLMCLAGVLILFVQTAVLPTEANIVGKTCSRTPNPSVCLSSLKSDPRSAQADIYGLAVIMIDVVKAKSTATLNKINQLLKKSPGDKSLKDCAESYKAIVEYFPTVYQAIKLGRAMFALEGMNNAVIGANTCEQNFPGSRSDHPLTKFNKDVADVASVAAAIIDEFP